A region from the Solibacillus sp. FSL H8-0523 genome encodes:
- a CDS encoding TlyA family RNA methyltransferase, with product MTTKQPKERVDVLLVERGLCETREKAKRSIMAGLVFSNEIRIDKPGEKIAVDAPLQVKGSDIKYVSRGGLKLEKALQIFDMSVDGKLMLDIGSSTGGFTDCALQNGARHCYALDVGSNQLAWKIRSDERVTVMEKTNFRYTKPEDLVEGLPDFATIDVSFISLSLILPVLKTVLMPGGDVMALVKPQFEAGRENVGKKGIVREPKVHLAVLEETAKMATQVGFVVKDASFSPITGGEGNIEFLFHLYNPHAGEEVAAFTDFDRLVKEAHTQLK from the coding sequence ATGACAACAAAACAACCAAAAGAACGTGTGGACGTATTACTTGTAGAGCGCGGCTTATGCGAAACGCGTGAAAAAGCGAAGCGCTCGATTATGGCAGGCTTAGTATTTTCAAACGAAATTCGCATCGATAAACCGGGCGAAAAAATTGCTGTTGATGCACCACTACAAGTAAAAGGTTCAGATATAAAATATGTTTCTCGTGGTGGCTTAAAGCTAGAAAAAGCACTACAAATTTTCGACATGTCTGTTGATGGCAAGCTTATGCTAGATATCGGTTCATCTACGGGCGGCTTTACAGACTGTGCCTTACAAAACGGCGCACGTCATTGCTACGCATTAGATGTTGGTTCTAATCAATTAGCTTGGAAAATTCGTTCAGACGAGCGTGTAACGGTAATGGAGAAAACCAATTTCCGTTATACAAAACCGGAAGACCTAGTCGAAGGTTTACCAGATTTCGCGACAATCGATGTGTCATTTATTTCGCTGTCATTAATTTTACCTGTACTTAAAACGGTATTAATGCCTGGTGGAGATGTCATGGCACTTGTGAAGCCTCAATTTGAAGCGGGTCGTGAAAACGTAGGGAAAAAAGGCATCGTACGCGAGCCGAAAGTCCATTTAGCAGTGTTAGAAGAAACGGCAAAAATGGCAACGCAAGTAGGCTTCGTAGTAAAAGACGCATCATTCTCACCAATTACAGGTGGCGAGGGGAATATTGAGTTTTTATTCCATCTCTACAACCCACATGCAGGAGAAGAAGTAGCGGCATTTACAGATTTCGATCGCCTTGTAAAAGAAGCGCATACTCAATTAAAATAA